From Pseudomonas sp. AN-1:
GCGTCGAGGGCGACGTGTTCGAGGCGCTCAAGGAGCTGAAGGCCGCCGAGGAGCGCTTCGACGTGATCGTCGCCGACCCGCCCGCCTTCATCAAGCGCAAGAAGGACCTCAAGAACGGCGAAGCCGCCTACCGCCGCCTCAACGAACAGGCCATGCGCCTGCTGAGCAAGGACGGCATCCTGGTCAGCGCCAGCTGCTCGATGCACCTGCCCGAGGACGACCTGCAGAACATCCTGCTCTCCAGCGCCCGTCACCTCGACCGCCACATCCAGCTGCTCGAGCGCGGCGGCCAGGGCCCGGACCACCCGGTGCACCCGGCGATCAACGAGACCCGCTACATCAAGAGCCTGACCTGCCGCATCCTGCCGAACTGAGGCGGCATCCTTCTGGTGCGCACGGCGCACCCTACGCCCGGGCCTGCGTAGGGTGCGCCGCGCGCACCCCATCCGCCCCGCTGCACCCGCCCGCCAATCGCTGGTATTCTGGAAAGCTCAGTATCCGCCTGCATTCCGGGAACCCGCCATGCCTGACTATCGCTCGAAAACCTCCACCTTCGGCCGCAACATGGCCGGCGCCCGCGCGCTGTGGCGCGCCACCGGGATGAAGGACGAGGACTTCAAGAAGCCGATCATCGCCGTCGCCAACTCCTTCACCCAGTTCGTGCCCGGCCACGTGCACCTGAAGGACCTCGGTCAGTTGGTCGCCCGCGAGATCGAGAAGGCCGGCGGCGTGGCCAAGGAATTCGACACCATCGCCGTCGACGACGGCATCGCCATGGGCCACGACGGCATGCTCTACTCGCTGCCGAGCCGCGAGATCATCGCCGACTCCGTCGAGTACATGGTCAACGCCCACTGCGCCGACGCCCTGGTGTGCATCTCCAACTGCGACAAGATCACCCCCGGCATGCTGATGGCCGCCCTGCGCCTGAACATCCCGGTGGTGTTCGTCTCCGGCGGGCCGATGGAAGCCGGCAAGACCAAGCTGGCCAGCCACGGCCTCGACCTGGTCGACGCCATGGTCGCCGCCGCCGACGACTCCTGCTCCGACGAGACCGTCGCCGAGTACGAGCGCAGCGCCTGCCCGACCTGCGGCAGCTGCTCGGGCATGTTCACCGCCAACTCGATGAACTGCCTGACCGAGGCCCTCGGCCTGTCGCTGCCGGGCAACGGCACCACCCTGGCCACCCACAGCGATCGCGAGCAGCTGTTCCTGCGCGCCGGCCGCCTGATCGTCGAGCTGTGCCAGCGCTACTACGGCGAGGGCGACGAGTCGGTGCTGCCGCGCTCGATCGCCAGCTTCAAGGCGTTCGAGAACGCCATGACCCTGGACATCGCCATGGGCGGCTCGACCAACACCATCCTGCACCTCTTGGCCGCCGCCCAGGAGGCCGAGGTCGACTTCAACCTGCGCCACATCGACCAGCTGTCGCGTCGCGTGCCGCAGCTGTGCAAGGTCGCACCGAACATCCAGAAGTACCACATGGAGGACGTGCACCGCGCCGGCGGCATCATCAGCATCCTCGGCGAGCTGGCCCGCGGCGGCCTGCTGCACACCGACGTGCCGACCGTGCACAGCCCGACCATGGCCGACGCCATCGCCGCCTGGGACATCACCCAGACCGACGACGAGGCCGTGCACACCTTCTTCAAGGCGGGCCCGGCCGGCATCCCCAGCCAGACCGCGTTCAGCCAGAGCACCCGCTGGCCGAGCCTGGACACCGACCGCTTCGAGGGCTGCATCCGCAGCGTGGCGAACGCCTACTCCCAGGAAGGCGGCCTGGCCGTGCTGTACGGCAACATCGCCCTGGACGGCTGCGTGGTGAAGACCGCCGGCGTCGACGAGTCGATCCACGTGTTCGAGGGCACCGCGCGCATCTACGAGAGCCAGGACGCCGCGGTGAAGGGCATCCTCGCCGACGAGGTGAAGCCGGGCGACATCGTGGTGATCCGCTACGAAGGTCCGAAGGGCGGTCCGGGCATGCAGGAAATGCTCTACCCGACCAGCTACCTGAAGTCCAAGGGCCTGGGCAAGCAGTGCGCCCTGCTCACCGACGGCCGCTTCTCCGGCGGCACCTCAGGCCTGTCGATCGGCCACGTCTCGCCGGAAGCCGCCGCCGGCGGCGCCATCGGCCTGGTCGAGGAAGGCGACAAGATCCTCATCGACATCCCCAACCGCAGCATCAGCCTGCTGGTCGGCGACGACGAACTGAAGGCCCGCCGCCTGCACCAGGACCACAAGGGCTGGAAGCCGGCCGCGCCGCGCGCGCGCAAGGTCAGCACCGCGCTGAAGGCCTACGCCCTGCTCGCCACCAGCGCCGACAAGGGCGCGGTGCGCAACAAGGCGCTGCTGGAGGACTGAGTCCGCCCCGGAGCCACGACGAACGCCCCGCCCTGCGGGGCGTTCTTCTTTGCGTGCCCGCTCAGGGCGCCAGGTACGACGAGCGGGTCAGCCCCAGGCGCAGGGCGTCGAGGAAGCGTGCGCGCTCGGCGGCGGACAGGCTGGCCACGGCGACCTTCTCGCGGTACAGCGACATCAGCTCGGCCGGCTCCAGGTGCACGTAGCGCAGCAGGTCCTCGATGGTGTCGTGGGTCTCGATGCCGGCGTGGAACACGCTGCCATCCGGGCGCTGGTAGACGTTCACCGAGTCGGTGTCGCCGAACAGGTTGTGCATGTCGCCGAGGATCTCCTGGTAGGCGCCGACCAGGAACACGCCGAGCAGGTAGTCCTCGCCCTCGCGCAGCGCATGCACCGGCAGGCTGGTCTCGATGCTCTGCTCGTCGACGTACTGGCGGATCTTGCCGTCGGAGTCGCAGGTCAGGTCCTGCAGCACCGCGCGGCGGGTCGGCTGCTCGTCGAGGCGCTGCAGCGGCGCGATCGGCAGGATCTGCTCGATGGCCCAGGTGTCGGGCAGGCTCTGGAACACCGAGAAGTTGCAGATGTACTTGTCGGCCAGCTTGTCGTTGAGCTCGTCGATCAGCTGGCGGTGCGAGCGCTGGCGCGCCTGCAGCTGGTCGTACAGGCGCCGGCAGATGGCGAAGTAGCACTGCTCGGCCAGCGCCTTGTCGCGCAGGCCGAGCTTGCCGGCCGAGTACTGCCCGGCCACCTCGCCGATCAGGTGGGTGGCGCGCCAGTAGCTCTCGGCGACCATCTCCGGGTCGCTGTCGCCGAGCAGGTCGAACAGCGCCTGCAGGGTCTCCGGGCGCTCGGCCGCCGGATCGAACTGCGGTGCGCTGTCGTCGTGGCGCTCGACGTCGGTGACCTGCACCACCAGCACCGCGTGGTGCGCGGTCATCGCCCGGCCGCTTTCGGAGAAGATGTGCGGGTGCGGCAGCTCCTGGCGGTCGCAGAACTCGCGGAGCATGTCGACCACGGTGGCGGCGTAGTCGGCCATGTCGTAGTTGATCGAGCTGGCGTTGCGCGAGTGGGTGCCGTCGTAGTCGACGCCCAGGCCGCCGCCGACGTCGACGTGGTCGACCGGCAGGCCGAGGCCGCGCAGCTCGCCGTAGTAGCGGATCGCCTCGCGGAAGCCCTTGCGGTAGTCGGCCAGGTTGGCGATCTGCGAGCCCATGTGGAAGTGCAGCAGGCGGATGCCCTGGTCGAGCCCCGCCGCGCGCAGGCGCTCGACCACGCGCAGGATCTGCGCGGCGGACAGGCCGAACTTGGACTTCTCGCCGCCGGTGTCGGCCCACTTGCTCGAGGCCAGCGAGGACAGCCGCACGCGCAGGCCGATCTGCGGCTGCACGCCGAGGGCGGCGGCCTCCTCGATCAGCAGCGCCACCTCGGACTCCTTCTCGATCACCACGAACAGGTTGTGGCCGAGCTTCTGGCCGATCAGCGCCAGGTGGATGAACTCGCGGTCCTTGTAGCCGTTGCAGACGATGGTGCCGCCCCTGGGCGCCAGCGCCAGCACCGCCATCAGCTCCGGCTTGGAGCCGGCCTCCAGGCCGATGGCGACATCGTCGGTGGCGATGATGTTCTCCACCACCGCCTCCTGCTGGTTGACCTTGATCGGGTACAGCGCGGTGTAGCGGTTCTGATAGCCCTGGCGGGCGATGCTGGCGTCGAAGGCGCCGGTGAGCTGGCGCACGCGGTCCTGGAGGATGCCGGGGAAGCGCACCAGCAGCGGCAGCGACAGGCCGGAGGCGCGCAGCTGGCCGACCAGCGCGTGCAGGTCGATGGGCGCACCGTCGGGGCCCTGCGGGCGCACCTCGACGGTGCCGGCGTCGCTGATCGCGTAGTAGCCGGCGCCCCAGTGGCGGATGCCGTAGACGCGGCGGCTGTCGGCGACGCTCCAGGGGCTCTCGTTGTCCTTGCGGGGGGCTCGGGCCATGCGCGGTTCTCCCTGTGCTGGCGACCGGCACACCGGCCGCGCTGGAAAGATGGCGCCCGCCGAGCGGGCGCGGGGCGGCGCTCAGCCGCCGGATTTCTTCGCCTTGAAGCCGCGCTTCTCCAGCTCGGCGATCAACAGCTCGACGTGCTCGCCCTGGATCTCGATCACCCCGTCCTTGAGGGCGCCGCCGGTGCCGCAGCGCTTCTTCAGTGCGCTGGCCAGCTCCTTGAGCGGCTCGCCGGCCAGCGGCACGCCGCTGATGGTGGTCACCGTCTTGCCGCCGCGCCCCTTGCTCTCGCGGCGCACCCGGGCGATGCCGTCGCCGGCCGGGACCTGCGGCTGGCCGCAGATGCACCCGGCCACCGGCTGGCCGCAGTCCGGGCAGTGGCGGCCGGCGTCGGTGGAGTAGACCAGGCCGCCGAGGGCGGCGAAGGAGGACATCTTCTTGCTCACGCCCGCCCCCTCAACCCTGCTCGAGCAGCTGGCGCAGGTCGATGATCGCCGCGTTGGCGCGCGAGATGTAGTTGGCCATCACCAGCGAGTGGTTGGCCAGCACGCCGAAGCCGTCGCCGTTGAGCACCATCGGGCTCCACAGCGGCTCCTGCGCCGCCTCCAGCTCGCGGATGATCTGCCGCACGCTGACCGTGGCGTTCTTCTTGGCCAGCACGTCGGCGAAGTCGACCTCGATGGCGCGCAGGAAGTGCGACAGCGCCCAGGCCTGACCGCGCGCCTCGTAGAACACGTTGTCGATCTGCAGCCAGGGGGTCTTGACGATTTCCTCGCTGCCGGCGGGGATGGCGCCGCTGACGTCGGTGTTCAGGCGCATCTGGCCGACGCTGGCGGACAGCCGCTGCGACAACGAGCCGAGGCGGGTCTCGACGTCGGTCAGCCAGTTGCGCAGGTTGTCGGCGCGGGCATAGAACTGCGCCTGGGTCTGCGCCGGATCGGACAGGCGCTTCTGGAAGCGGGTCAGCGAACGGATGGCGTCGCGGTATTCCTGCTCGCTGGCCGGCAGTGCCCAGCTGTTGCTGTCGAAGTGCAGCTTCGGCTCGGCCTTGGCCAGGTCGGCATCCTCGGTGGACTGCGACTGCGAGCGGGCGAAGTCCTTGCGCAGGGCGCGGGCCAGGTCGCGCACCTGCACCAGCACGCCGTATTCCCAGTTGGGCATGTTGTCCAGCCACAGGCCGGGCGGCGCGACGTCGTTGGACAGGTAGCCGCCCGGCTTGTCGAGCAGCACGCCGGTCACGTTCTTCAGGGTCTCCACCGTGGTGAAGCCGGGCACCAGCTGTACCTGGGCCTTCTCCGCCGCGGCCTGTGCCTGCTGCTGCACCGGCAGCAGGTCGGGCTCGAGGCTCCAGTACCAGCCCACCACAAGGGCGCCGAGCAGGTAGACGCCGAGCACGCCGCCGACCGCGCGGCTGGCCCAGATGCCGCCGAAGTAGCTGCGCGCGCCCTCCACCGAATCGTCGACGCTGTCGCGCATGGCGCCGACCTTGTTCTTCCAGTCCAGCATGGCTTGGTCCTTACTCCCCGAGAAACGATTTGCGCCGGCGACCCGCTCGCGGGGCCGCAGATTGCCTTGCACTATAAAGCATGGCCGCGCCGCACGTCGGCAGAAAAGCACGGCCATCTGCCGCAGTCCCGCCGCAGCCCCTTTCCGCTATCATGCCGGCGTCCCCGAACGAGAGACCGTGATGCCTCGTCTGCTGCTCCTGCTC
This genomic window contains:
- a CDS encoding translation initiation factor Sui1 — protein: MSKKMSSFAALGGLVYSTDAGRHCPDCGQPVAGCICGQPQVPAGDGIARVRRESKGRGGKTVTTISGVPLAGEPLKELASALKKRCGTGGALKDGVIEIQGEHVELLIAELEKRGFKAKKSGG
- a CDS encoding DUF2333 family protein, producing the protein MLDWKNKVGAMRDSVDDSVEGARSYFGGIWASRAVGGVLGVYLLGALVVGWYWSLEPDLLPVQQQAQAAAEKAQVQLVPGFTTVETLKNVTGVLLDKPGGYLSNDVAPPGLWLDNMPNWEYGVLVQVRDLARALRKDFARSQSQSTEDADLAKAEPKLHFDSNSWALPASEQEYRDAIRSLTRFQKRLSDPAQTQAQFYARADNLRNWLTDVETRLGSLSQRLSASVGQMRLNTDVSGAIPAGSEEIVKTPWLQIDNVFYEARGQAWALSHFLRAIEVDFADVLAKKNATVSVRQIIRELEAAQEPLWSPMVLNGDGFGVLANHSLVMANYISRANAAIIDLRQLLEQG
- the speA gene encoding arginine decarboxylase, giving the protein MARAPRKDNESPWSVADSRRVYGIRHWGAGYYAISDAGTVEVRPQGPDGAPIDLHALVGQLRASGLSLPLLVRFPGILQDRVRQLTGAFDASIARQGYQNRYTALYPIKVNQQEAVVENIIATDDVAIGLEAGSKPELMAVLALAPRGGTIVCNGYKDREFIHLALIGQKLGHNLFVVIEKESEVALLIEEAAALGVQPQIGLRVRLSSLASSKWADTGGEKSKFGLSAAQILRVVERLRAAGLDQGIRLLHFHMGSQIANLADYRKGFREAIRYYGELRGLGLPVDHVDVGGGLGVDYDGTHSRNASSINYDMADYAATVVDMLREFCDRQELPHPHIFSESGRAMTAHHAVLVVQVTDVERHDDSAPQFDPAAERPETLQALFDLLGDSDPEMVAESYWRATHLIGEVAGQYSAGKLGLRDKALAEQCYFAICRRLYDQLQARQRSHRQLIDELNDKLADKYICNFSVFQSLPDTWAIEQILPIAPLQRLDEQPTRRAVLQDLTCDSDGKIRQYVDEQSIETSLPVHALREGEDYLLGVFLVGAYQEILGDMHNLFGDTDSVNVYQRPDGSVFHAGIETHDTIEDLLRYVHLEPAELMSLYREKVAVASLSAAERARFLDALRLGLTRSSYLAP
- the ilvD gene encoding dihydroxy-acid dehydratase; the encoded protein is MPDYRSKTSTFGRNMAGARALWRATGMKDEDFKKPIIAVANSFTQFVPGHVHLKDLGQLVAREIEKAGGVAKEFDTIAVDDGIAMGHDGMLYSLPSREIIADSVEYMVNAHCADALVCISNCDKITPGMLMAALRLNIPVVFVSGGPMEAGKTKLASHGLDLVDAMVAAADDSCSDETVAEYERSACPTCGSCSGMFTANSMNCLTEALGLSLPGNGTTLATHSDREQLFLRAGRLIVELCQRYYGEGDESVLPRSIASFKAFENAMTLDIAMGGSTNTILHLLAAAQEAEVDFNLRHIDQLSRRVPQLCKVAPNIQKYHMEDVHRAGGIISILGELARGGLLHTDVPTVHSPTMADAIAAWDITQTDDEAVHTFFKAGPAGIPSQTAFSQSTRWPSLDTDRFEGCIRSVANAYSQEGGLAVLYGNIALDGCVVKTAGVDESIHVFEGTARIYESQDAAVKGILADEVKPGDIVVIRYEGPKGGPGMQEMLYPTSYLKSKGLGKQCALLTDGRFSGGTSGLSIGHVSPEAAAGGAIGLVEEGDKILIDIPNRSISLLVGDDELKARRLHQDHKGWKPAAPRARKVSTALKAYALLATSADKGAVRNKALLED